Proteins from a single region of Mucilaginibacter daejeonensis:
- a CDS encoding PAS domain-containing protein produces MDHLENDVAALRALIEESPTPIALYVGPEMRIHIANKAMIYGAWGKDTSVLGQTLKAALPELEGQPFHQLLDDVYRSGIAYEAKQDPATLIIDGRPVERYYNFTYKPLLTTDGQVWGILNTATNVTELVLARKQIVDVEAQLAFSLKAAGIGTWDLDVTNKSITWDDRTKELYGFNRADTASYDQVLRYMHPQDRAVVDKAVRNALDISSGGVYDVRFRTIGADDNKLRWLHCKGKAYFNEKGEPYRFSGIAMDIGAQISADERLRSAEQLTQLALENIDAGSYFIHLPSKDITYTPLFTRVLTGKTELGLERDEFIKHIHPDDVIVRRKAYELAVSSGSLDFEARYVWKDASIHWVRVLGKYTYDDQNDPVYLSGIVQDITAEAEAKQEQRKLLWLIENSTDMISLMDKSGDLTYLNEAGRRMLDIKVLHEDTRKRAAYLMEAELDRVRQVVDPALLTDDRWSGELMFRNTNTGEAIPCFVTTLLLRDTSTGQPLGSASVVRDMRPELAAQKALIDNEELFRAITTASPAALWMTDAEGSITYVNDIWLNWTGRSFDEHLGQGWVEAVVADDRALAGERFVNDFTQRVFHESQFRIQHTDGTRRWIVCTGHPQYHVDGGFKGYIGACVDISEQMHLQQQKDEFIGVASHELKTPVTSVKAYAQVLQTMFEREVDDKKALMLSKMNSQIDRLSSLINDLLDVTKIQSGRLQFHDRHFDLNDLVLEVCEDLQRTAHKHQLITDLHSTAPVHADADRIRQVLTNLITNAIKYSPSAHSVTISSSMTDTEAIISVQDHGIGISADKQPKVFDQFYRVSGSNQHTFPGLGLGLYITAEIIKGEGGRIWLSSVPGEGSIFYFALPLSSGQSIVK; encoded by the coding sequence ATGGACCACCTTGAAAATGACGTTGCCGCTTTGCGGGCCCTGATCGAAGAATCGCCTACACCTATAGCGCTTTATGTGGGCCCTGAGATGCGTATCCATATAGCCAATAAGGCTATGATATATGGTGCGTGGGGCAAGGATACTTCAGTACTTGGACAGACCCTAAAGGCGGCACTACCTGAACTTGAAGGTCAACCTTTTCATCAACTGCTGGACGATGTGTACCGCAGCGGCATAGCCTATGAGGCCAAACAAGACCCGGCTACACTTATCATTGATGGCAGGCCGGTCGAGCGGTATTACAACTTCACCTACAAGCCGCTTTTAACTACTGATGGCCAGGTTTGGGGCATCCTTAATACGGCCACTAACGTTACCGAGCTGGTTTTGGCCCGAAAGCAGATCGTTGATGTGGAGGCGCAACTTGCCTTTTCGCTCAAAGCCGCCGGCATTGGTACCTGGGACCTCGACGTCACTAATAAGAGCATTACGTGGGACGACCGCACCAAAGAACTATATGGCTTTAACCGTGCTGATACCGCCTCGTATGATCAGGTGTTGCGGTATATGCACCCTCAAGATCGGGCGGTGGTAGATAAGGCGGTTAGGAACGCACTTGATATATCATCTGGCGGTGTGTATGATGTGCGCTTTCGCACCATTGGCGCCGATGACAATAAATTGCGCTGGCTGCACTGCAAAGGAAAAGCTTACTTCAATGAAAAAGGTGAGCCCTACCGATTCTCAGGGATAGCCATGGATATTGGTGCACAGATCAGTGCCGACGAGCGGCTGCGCTCGGCTGAGCAACTCACCCAATTAGCGCTCGAGAACATTGACGCCGGCAGCTATTTTATCCATCTTCCCTCAAAAGATATCACTTATACCCCACTTTTTACCAGGGTGCTCACCGGTAAGACGGAACTTGGCCTTGAGCGTGACGAGTTCATTAAACATATTCACCCCGACGACGTGATCGTGCGCCGCAAAGCCTACGAACTGGCCGTAAGCAGCGGCAGCCTGGACTTTGAGGCGCGCTACGTTTGGAAGGACGCCTCCATTCATTGGGTGCGTGTATTGGGTAAATATACATACGATGACCAGAATGACCCCGTATACCTTTCGGGCATTGTACAAGATATAACCGCTGAGGCCGAGGCCAAACAAGAGCAACGAAAGCTGCTTTGGCTGATCGAGAACAGTACGGACATGATCAGCCTGATGGATAAGAGTGGCGACCTTACCTACCTTAACGAGGCTGGTCGCCGTATGCTTGACATCAAAGTACTGCACGAAGATACCCGTAAGCGCGCAGCCTATTTGATGGAAGCTGAGCTTGACCGTGTCAGGCAGGTGGTGGATCCCGCCTTATTGACCGACGACCGATGGTCGGGCGAATTGATGTTCCGCAACACCAACACGGGCGAAGCGATCCCCTGTTTTGTGACCACTCTGCTGTTACGCGACACTTCAACAGGCCAGCCTTTGGGTTCAGCGTCGGTAGTGCGCGACATGCGCCCCGAACTGGCCGCTCAAAAAGCTCTGATCGATAACGAAGAGCTGTTCAGGGCCATTACCACGGCATCGCCCGCGGCCTTATGGATGACCGACGCCGAAGGCAGCATCACCTACGTTAACGATATTTGGCTCAACTGGACAGGCAGATCTTTTGACGAGCACCTTGGCCAGGGATGGGTAGAGGCTGTAGTGGCCGATGACCGAGCATTGGCTGGCGAACGTTTCGTTAACGACTTTACTCAACGCGTGTTCCATGAAAGCCAGTTCAGGATACAACATACCGATGGCACCCGGCGCTGGATCGTGTGTACCGGCCACCCGCAATACCATGTGGACGGCGGCTTTAAAGGTTATATAGGCGCTTGCGTGGACATTAGCGAACAAATGCATCTGCAGCAGCAAAAGGACGAATTTATAGGTGTGGCCAGTCATGAGCTTAAGACCCCAGTCACCAGTGTAAAAGCCTATGCCCAAGTATTGCAGACCATGTTCGAGCGCGAGGTGGACGATAAAAAGGCGCTTATGCTGAGCAAAATGAACAGCCAGATCGATCGCCTGAGTTCGCTTATCAACGACCTGCTCGATGTGACCAAGATCCAGTCGGGCCGTTTGCAGTTCCATGATCGCCACTTTGATCTTAATGACCTGGTACTGGAAGTTTGCGAGGACCTGCAACGCACCGCTCATAAACATCAACTGATCACCGACCTCCATTCCACTGCACCCGTGCACGCCGATGCCGACCGCATCAGGCAGGTACTGACCAACCTGATCACCAACGCGATCAAATACTCTCCGTCTGCCCATAGCGTGACCATAAGCAGCTCCATGACCGATACTGAGGCCATCATATCGGTACAGGACCATGGCATCGGCATTAGTGCTGATAAACAGCCAAAGGTGTTTGACCAGTTTTACCGGGTAAGCGGCAGCAACCAACATACCTTCCCGGGGTTAGGATTGGGCCTATACATTACGGCTGAGATCATTAAAGGTGAGGGTGGGCGCATATGGCTCAGCTCAGTACCGGGAGAGGGCTCGATCTTTTACTTCGCACTGCCGCTAAGTTCGGGTCAAAGCATTGTGAAGTAA
- a CDS encoding MBL fold metallo-hydrolase, which produces MALYIASLNSGSNGNCYYVGNHREAILVDAGLSCRETERRMLRLGLNMQKVKAIFISHEHSDHIRGLEVLSKKYQLPVYITSATMQYGKLFLQRELVRPFRGHEAIRIGDLSVTAFPKYHDAAEPHSFLVSNGQVRVGVFTDIGVPCAHLVTYFKQCHAAFLEANYDEQMLATGRYPYHLKRRITGGRGHLSNKQALDLFIDHKPHFMSHLLLAHLSKDNNCPKLALELFAAHAGRTHVTVASRYEESPVFKVSNELGNEVSVTNTVPAFSTTQFSLF; this is translated from the coding sequence ATGGCACTTTATATCGCTTCACTCAACTCAGGCAGTAACGGCAACTGCTACTATGTTGGCAACCACCGGGAGGCCATATTGGTTGATGCCGGACTATCATGCCGCGAGACCGAGCGCCGCATGCTACGCCTGGGCTTGAACATGCAAAAGGTAAAGGCCATTTTTATTTCGCACGAGCATAGCGACCATATTCGTGGACTCGAGGTGCTCTCCAAAAAATACCAGCTACCGGTGTATATCACGTCGGCCACTATGCAGTATGGCAAGCTGTTCTTGCAGCGCGAACTGGTGCGACCGTTCAGGGGGCATGAGGCCATACGGATCGGCGACCTGTCGGTCACTGCTTTTCCCAAATATCATGACGCTGCCGAACCACATAGCTTTTTAGTGAGCAATGGCCAGGTGCGGGTAGGCGTATTTACCGACATAGGCGTACCTTGCGCACACCTGGTGACTTATTTTAAACAATGTCATGCCGCCTTTTTAGAGGCTAACTATGACGAACAGATGCTGGCCACCGGCCGATACCCATACCATCTAAAACGGCGCATAACCGGCGGAAGGGGCCACTTGTCGAACAAACAGGCGCTTGATCTTTTCATTGACCATAAGCCTCATTTTATGAGCCACCTGCTACTGGCTCACCTCTCTAAGGATAATAACTGCCCCAAACTGGCACTCGAACTTTTTGCTGCCCATGCCGGCCGCACCCACGTTACAGTGGCCTCACGCTATGAGGAAAGCCCAGTATTCAAGGTCAGCAATGAACTGGGTAACGAGGTCTCTGTCACGAATACCGTCCCAGCTTTTAGTACCACTCAGTTCTCCCTTTTCTAG